One window from the genome of Glycine soja cultivar W05 chromosome 12, ASM419377v2, whole genome shotgun sequence encodes:
- the LOC114379911 gene encoding multiple organellar RNA editing factor 1, mitochondrial-like → MASSLIHLRRTVRALSGVAQSFSVHAASYSVPIRCGVSWSLQSPKGVVQPRSFRSSSISLLSFRSSQRQSNIPDEIGPDTILFEGCDYNHWLIVMEFKDKDNKPSPEDMVRVYEETCAKGLNISLEEAKKKIYACSTTTYIGFQAVMTEEESKKFEGLPGVIFVLPDSYIDPVNKQYGGDQYINGTIIPRPPPVQFGRNQGRRDWNRSPGQYNRQENPVPSPQGNPSYNSQGPMPRGGRNYGPSQNYPPQQNSGQASQNYPPQQNYGPASQNYPPQQNFVRASQNYPPQQNYGQASQNYPPQQNYGQASQNYPPQQNFGQASQNYPPQQNYGQAPQNYPPQQNFDQASQNYPQQQRYGPSSPQYAQQQSFGPPGQGERRNYMPQQNIGRPGQGERRDPVPRHGASEARGDTFTPSYVQDFKSAYKEEFEQAELGNHPAKEQTGSQQRYPPSGPGTFTGEGRY, encoded by the exons ATGGCGTCGTCGTTAATTCACCTCCGCCGCACCGTCAGAGCACTCTCCGGCGTCGCCCAGTCTTTCTCTGTGCATGCGGCATCGTATTCCGTCCCCATTCGGTGCGGTGTTTCATGGAGTTTGCAGTCACCGAAGGGTGTGGTTCAGCCCCGTTCATTCAGGTCAagctcaatttcacttctctctTTTCGATCCTCGCAGCGGCAGAGCAACATCCCCGATGAGATTGGTCCCGATACCATTCTCTTCGAGGGCTGCGACTACAACCACTGGCTCATCGTCATGGAATTCAAAGACAAGGACAACAAACCCTCTCCCGAAGACATGGTTCGCGTTTACGAAGAGACTTGTGCCAAGGGTCTCAACATCAG TTTGGAAGAGGCCAAGAAGAAAATATATGCGTGCAGCACAACAACTTACATAGGCTTTCAGGCGGTCATGACTGAAGAAGAGTCCAAAAAATTTGAAG GTCTTCCCGGAGTCATCTTCGTGCTACCAGATTCCTATATTGATCCCGTGAACAAACAGTATGgag GAGATCAGTACATTAATGGAACAATTATCCCTCGACCTCCACCAGTACAGTTTGGGAGGAATCAGGGAAGACGAGACTGGAATAGGAGTCCTGGTCAATACAACCGGCAAGAGAATCCAGTGCCAAGCCCCCAAGGGAATCCCTCTTACAATAGTCAGGGACCCATGCCAAGGGGTGGAAGGAACTATGGGCCTTCGCAAAATTATCCACCCCAACAGAACTCTGGTCAAGCATCACAGAATTATCCACCCCAACAGAACTATGGTCCAGCATCACAGAATTATCCGCCCCAACAGAACTTTGTTCGAGCATCACAGAATTATCCACCCCAACAGAATTATGGCCAGGCATCACAGAATTATCCACCCCAACAGAACTATGGCCAGGCATCACAAAATTATCCACCCCAACAGAACTTTGGCCAAGCATCACAAAATTATCCACCCCAACAGAACTATGGTCAGGCACCGCAAAATTATCCTCCCCAACAGAACTTTGATCAAGCATCACAGAATTATCCCCAACAGCAAAGATATGGGCCATCTTCACCACAATATGCACAACAGCAGAGCTTTGGACCACCAGgacaaggagaaagaagaaattaTATGCCACAGCAGAACATTGGACGACCGGGACAAGGAGAAAGAAGAGATCCTGTGCCTAGGCATGGTGCTTCAGAGGCGAGGGGTGATACTTTTACCCCATCATATGTGCAGGATTTCAAATCAGCATACAAGGAGGAATTTGAACAGGCTGAGCTGGGGAACCATCCTGCCAAAGAACAGACAGGATCGCAACAAAGATATCCACCTTCTGGCCCAGGCACTTTTACTGGAGAG GGAAGATACTGA